The proteins below come from a single Microtus ochrogaster isolate Prairie Vole_2 chromosome 8, MicOch1.0, whole genome shotgun sequence genomic window:
- the Glrx3 gene encoding glutaredoxin-3 isoform X2, translating into MLFMKGTPQEPRCGFSKQMVEILHKHNIQFSSFDIFSDEEVRQGLKTYSNWPTYPQLYVSGELIGGLDIIKELEASEELDTICPKAPKLEERLKVLTNKASVMLFMKGNKQEAKCGFSKQILEILNSTGVEYETFDILEDEEVRQGLKTFSNWPTYPQLYVRGELVGGLDIVKELKDNGELLPILKGEN; encoded by the exons ATGCTGTTCATGAAGGGAACACCTCAAGAACCACGCTGTG GTTTCAGCAAGCAGATGGTGGAAATccttcacaaacacaatatccAGTTCAGCAGTTTTGATATCTTCTCAGACGAGGAAGTTCGACAGGGGCTCAAAACATACTCTAATTGGCCCACCTATCCTCAGCTCTATGTTTCTGGAGAGCTCATAGGAGGACTTGACATAATTAAG GAGCTGGAAGCATCAGAAGAGCTAGATACAATTTGTCCCAAAGCTCCCAAGTTAGAGGAGAG GCTCAAAGTGCTGACCAATAAAGCTTCTGTGATGCTCTTtatgaaaggaaacaaacag gaaGCAAAATGTGGATTCAGCAAACAAATTCTGGAAATACTGAATAGTACTGG GGTTGAATATGAAACTTTCGATATACTGGAGGATGAAGAA GTGCGGCAGGGATTAAAAACGTTCTCAAACTGGCCAACCTACCCTCAGCTGTATGTGAGAGGGGAGCTTGTTGGAGGATTGGATATTGTTAAG gaACTGAAAGACAATGGTGAATTACTGCCTATATTGAAAGGAGAAAATTAG